The Devosia sp. SD17-2 genome includes a region encoding these proteins:
- a CDS encoding FAD-dependent oxidoreductase, translating into MKSKDTNIGGAEELDTKGKGRREFFKVGAAAGLGAAMLAGGTAQAQDTSDDGWDYEVDVLVCGAGCMGLPTAIRAKDLGADVLVIDANFDVGGVMLHSGAQVSFGGGDPLQLRDIAGEVDKEGFITVGKLHTDEELTEDPDYLFRDMTDWSIVDNSANAPYRYNERDLHRAWADNCFDTRNFLMDNYVRFGRISGTHGNGGMTRARRTSVFLMLGDKTDIKAGTVTREDAGVVGENTSHFAPRRMGDGSSIVGPNAVTNGAALSRSLEFAAREKGVPFMLNRHMDKLITDEETGRVIGVEASYSPRTVPGATERLESLWQNGNVDERREKIRIKARKAVVIATGGHSGNPQFRSMFYPAMREPAFGTSGQALVGENCRDGSGIIAAMRIGANLSGMQQNLSYGATAHIPARLATRDAYTDMYPGHPTFPVRGSTGFAANANTFEHFIAVNQVGDRFFNDMDLMRGNAAGSAFPGGSNVPARGVEIKQGDWRNSSRDHIRSMYNRHAGLDAALQMNSGSQGPDFFSGPLWAIFDEGAVERAELDLRFPFVADNGYFFTADTLEELQAKINAGHKYQRVPMTNLAATVDRWNGFVDAGEDPDFGRGADAPMHKIERPKFYAASIVVVWHDSYGGLRINGKTQVLDMKGEPIPGLYAGCEASGGGNQHGLGRGLVHGYIAGTNVVNEPAA; encoded by the coding sequence ATGAAGTCGAAGGACACGAATATTGGTGGAGCGGAGGAGCTCGACACCAAGGGCAAGGGACGCCGCGAGTTTTTCAAGGTAGGCGCTGCCGCCGGTCTCGGTGCTGCCATGCTGGCCGGTGGGACTGCGCAGGCGCAGGACACCTCTGACGACGGCTGGGACTATGAAGTCGACGTTCTGGTCTGCGGTGCTGGTTGCATGGGCCTGCCAACCGCCATCCGTGCCAAGGATCTGGGTGCGGACGTTCTGGTCATCGACGCCAATTTTGACGTCGGCGGCGTGATGCTTCACAGTGGTGCGCAGGTTTCCTTCGGTGGCGGCGACCCGCTGCAGTTGCGCGACATCGCCGGTGAGGTCGACAAGGAAGGTTTCATCACCGTCGGCAAGCTCCACACCGATGAAGAACTGACCGAAGATCCGGACTATCTGTTCCGCGACATGACGGACTGGTCCATCGTCGATAACTCTGCCAATGCGCCATACCGCTACAACGAGCGTGACCTTCACCGCGCCTGGGCCGACAACTGCTTTGATACCCGCAACTTCCTGATGGACAATTATGTCCGTTTTGGTCGTATCAGCGGCACCCACGGCAATGGCGGCATGACCCGCGCCCGCCGTACCTCCGTGTTCCTGATGCTCGGCGACAAGACCGACATCAAGGCCGGCACCGTGACCCGTGAAGACGCTGGCGTCGTCGGCGAAAACACCAGCCATTTCGCACCGCGCCGCATGGGCGACGGCAGCTCCATCGTCGGCCCCAATGCCGTGACCAATGGTGCGGCCCTGTCGCGCAGCCTTGAATTTGCGGCCCGTGAAAAGGGCGTGCCGTTTATGCTGAACCGCCACATGGACAAGCTGATCACCGACGAGGAAACCGGCCGCGTCATCGGTGTGGAAGCCAGCTATTCGCCCCGCACAGTTCCCGGCGCGACCGAGCGTCTGGAAAGCCTCTGGCAGAATGGCAATGTGGACGAGCGCCGCGAAAAGATCCGCATCAAGGCCAGGAAGGCCGTGGTGATCGCAACCGGCGGTCACTCGGGCAACCCGCAGTTCCGCTCGATGTTCTACCCTGCCATGCGCGAGCCGGCATTCGGCACCAGCGGCCAGGCCCTCGTCGGCGAAAACTGCCGCGATGGTAGCGGCATCATTGCCGCCATGCGGATTGGTGCGAACCTCTCCGGCATGCAGCAGAACCTGTCGTATGGCGCGACCGCCCATATTCCGGCACGCCTTGCGACCCGTGACGCCTACACCGACATGTATCCTGGGCACCCGACCTTCCCGGTGCGCGGCTCGACCGGCTTTGCAGCGAACGCCAACACGTTCGAGCACTTCATCGCTGTCAACCAGGTCGGTGATCGCTTCTTCAACGACATGGACCTGATGCGTGGCAACGCGGCTGGTAGCGCCTTCCCGGGTGGCAGCAACGTTCCGGCCCGTGGCGTGGAAATCAAGCAGGGTGACTGGCGCAACTCGAGCCGTGACCACATCCGCTCGATGTACAACCGTCACGCCGGTCTCGACGCTGCGCTGCAGATGAACTCCGGCTCTCAGGGCCCGGACTTCTTCTCCGGTCCACTCTGGGCGATCTTTGACGAAGGCGCTGTGGAACGTGCCGAACTGGATCTTCGCTTCCCGTTCGTCGCCGACAATGGCTACTTCTTCACTGCCGATACGCTCGAAGAACTGCAGGCCAAGATCAACGCCGGTCACAAGTACCAGCGCGTGCCGATGACCAATCTGGCTGCAACAGTTGATCGCTGGAACGGCTTCGTCGACGCGGGCGAAGACCCCGACTTCGGCCGCGGTGCGGATGCACCGATGCACAAGATCGAACGCCCGAAGTTCTATGCGGCGTCGATCGTCGTCGTCTGGCACGATTCCTACGGCGGTCTGCGCATCAACGGCAAGACGCAGGTTCTCGACATGAAGGGCGAACCCATTCCGGGCCTTTATGCCGGTTGCGAAGCCAGCGGTGGCGGTAACCAGCATGGTCTCGGCCGCGGTCTGGTGCACGGCTACATCGCCGGCACCAACGTGGTCAACGAGCCCGCCGCCTAA
- a CDS encoding OpgC domain-containing protein, whose product MSLPEIAPRSTELPGWQGLRNALVPSRASRDGTVAAGRDPRLDMFRGLALIMIFINHVPGTIYETYTNRNFGFSDSAEAFVFMSGLAAGLAYSSAFLDGKNLWSAIARVWARARYLYFVHIAVTMLCLAIFAGAALWFAMPVVLLKNNVEPVITQPLQALIGIPLLTHQLGYLNILPLYAVLLLAAPIAFLIGLRRPWLMLGLSVALWVLAGQFRINLPNFPNSGGWFFNPFSWQLLFVIGLLSGMAMKRGQTFIPYNGALYALAAAFLVFVLLWMKIPELGTAGRAVLGMISKAGAPFYITWFDKTYVALPRLLHALALFYVLGHMPAMLTLAQSRFAAPLRAMGRQGLAVFATGTVISIFLQVVKTPRQPDPLFDGLILGAGILVLLGLATLLNYTVALRAKTAVSRPATTTQ is encoded by the coding sequence ATGTCATTGCCTGAGATCGCGCCGCGTTCAACGGAGCTGCCGGGCTGGCAAGGTCTGCGGAACGCCCTCGTGCCATCCCGCGCCAGCAGGGACGGGACTGTTGCCGCGGGTCGTGATCCCCGCCTCGACATGTTTCGGGGCCTGGCGCTGATCATGATCTTCATCAATCATGTTCCGGGCACCATCTACGAGACCTATACAAACCGCAATTTCGGGTTTTCGGACTCGGCGGAAGCCTTTGTATTCATGTCCGGTCTTGCGGCAGGGCTGGCCTATTCCAGCGCCTTCCTGGACGGGAAAAACCTTTGGTCGGCCATTGCGAGGGTCTGGGCCCGGGCTCGCTACCTCTATTTCGTCCACATCGCCGTGACCATGCTTTGCCTCGCCATTTTTGCCGGGGCGGCGCTGTGGTTTGCCATGCCGGTGGTCCTGCTCAAGAACAATGTCGAGCCAGTCATCACCCAGCCGCTGCAGGCACTGATCGGCATCCCGCTGCTGACCCATCAGCTTGGCTATCTCAATATCCTGCCGCTCTACGCGGTTCTGCTGCTCGCCGCGCCAATTGCCTTCCTGATCGGATTGCGGCGCCCCTGGCTGATGCTCGGCCTGTCGGTCGCGCTTTGGGTTCTGGCAGGCCAGTTTCGGATTAACCTTCCGAATTTTCCCAATTCTGGCGGATGGTTCTTCAACCCGTTTTCCTGGCAATTGCTCTTTGTTATCGGGCTGCTGTCGGGAATGGCGATGAAGCGCGGCCAGACATTCATCCCCTACAACGGGGCGCTTTATGCCCTGGCTGCGGCGTTTCTGGTCTTTGTCCTTTTGTGGATGAAAATCCCGGAACTGGGGACTGCGGGCAGGGCGGTTCTCGGCATGATTTCCAAAGCGGGAGCGCCTTTCTATATCACCTGGTTTGACAAGACCTATGTTGCGCTGCCGCGCCTGCTGCACGCGCTGGCGCTGTTTTATGTCCTGGGGCATATGCCGGCGATGCTGACCCTGGCCCAGTCGCGCTTTGCCGCTCCGCTCCGCGCCATGGGCCGACAGGGGCTAGCTGTGTTCGCGACCGGCACCGTGATCAGCATTTTCCTGCAGGTTGTAAAGACACCACGTCAGCCCGACCCGCTGTTTGACGGACTGATCCTTGGCGCCGGCATTCTGGTTCTTCTGGGCCTGGCCACGCTGCTGAACTACACGGTCGCTCTAAGGGCGAAGACAGCCGTGTCCAGGCCTGCCACAACGACTCAATAG
- a CDS encoding cytochrome c: MAVNISNKFTNTFAIIGVSLVLGVQSPVLAQEVGGAGHYTKEQAEMGETVFLQNCSGCHGYTMIDVVKGFSNMDQFYSLISLTMPWEDAGSLTDDDYLSIVAYLLRENDVESSDQKLTADRDLLRSISLSDTKLD, translated from the coding sequence TTGGCTGTCAATATTTCAAATAAATTTACGAATACATTCGCAATAATCGGCGTATCTTTGGTTTTGGGAGTGCAGTCTCCTGTCTTGGCCCAGGAAGTCGGTGGCGCGGGTCATTATACCAAAGAGCAGGCGGAGATGGGCGAGACGGTATTTCTTCAGAACTGCTCTGGCTGTCACGGCTACACGATGATCGATGTTGTGAAGGGATTTTCCAACATGGATCAATTCTATTCGCTCATCTCATTGACCATGCCCTGGGAGGACGCCGGATCGCTGACCGATGACGACTATCTTTCCATCGTAGCCTACCTCTTGCGGGAGAACGACGTAGAGTCGAGCGACCAAAAACTGACTGCCGACCGCGATTTGCTGCGATCCATCAGTCTATCAGATACGAAATTGGATTAG